A window from Bacteroidota bacterium encodes these proteins:
- a CDS encoding CopD family protein, translating to MNPYLLALHIIFIVTWFSGLFYFVRLFIYHAEAEKKPISEKDILQRQYKIMEKRLWYGIAWPSMIGTYVFGFWMAFSKFEYYFSSPWFILKLAFVFGLTLYHIQCHVMYLQFQRDEIKYSSFKLRMWNEVATIFLVAIIFIVVMKDTLNFIWGIIGLFLFIAMIYLAIVIYRNQRRKKTGEE from the coding sequence ATGAATCCGTATCTTTTAGCGCTCCACATTATTTTTATTGTTACCTGGTTCTCCGGGTTGTTTTATTTCGTGCGTTTGTTTATTTATCATGCGGAGGCGGAGAAGAAACCGATTTCTGAAAAAGATATTTTGCAGAGGCAATATAAAATTATGGAGAAGCGGTTGTGGTATGGAATCGCCTGGCCGAGCATGATTGGCACTTATGTTTTTGGATTCTGGATGGCATTTTCAAAGTTCGAATATTATTTTTCTTCCCCCTGGTTTATTCTCAAACTTGCTTTTGTATTCGGGCTCACGCTTTACCATATTCAATGTCATGTAATGTATCTGCAGTTTCAGCGCGATGAAATAAAATATTCGTCTTTCAAATTACGAATGTGGAATGAAGTGGCGACTATTTTTTTAGTGGCAATTATTTTCATAGTAGTAATGAAAGATACGTTGAATTTTATCTGGGGAATTATCGGGCTTTTTCTTTTTATCGCGATGATTTACCTCGCCATTGTTATTTACAGGAATCAGCGAAGAAAAAAAACAGGAGAAGAATAA
- a CDS encoding acyl-CoA thioesterase gives MKSKSPKETYTTTTEIVLPNDTNALGNLHGGKLMLWMDVVSAISASRLCNQVVVTASVNNISFREGIKLGSIVTLEAKVSRSFHTSMEVVIDVWVEDRLTGNKKKHNEAIFTFVALDKNGKPIPVPEVVPENEEEKKRFAGALRRRQLSLILAGKMKPDDATELKALFVK, from the coding sequence ATGAAATCAAAATCACCCAAAGAAACCTATACTACTACCACTGAAATTGTTCTTCCCAACGACACAAACGCATTGGGAAATTTACATGGCGGCAAGTTAATGCTGTGGATGGATGTTGTTTCGGCAATTTCCGCCAGCAGGTTATGCAACCAGGTGGTAGTCACTGCTTCGGTAAATAATATTTCTTTTCGCGAAGGAATAAAACTCGGAAGCATTGTTACGCTCGAAGCAAAAGTTTCCCGTTCATTTCATACTTCTATGGAGGTGGTGATTGATGTTTGGGTGGAAGACCGTTTGACAGGTAATAAGAAAAAACATAACGAAGCCATTTTCACTTTTGTTGCGTTGGATAAGAATGGCAAACCTATTCCTGTTCCGGAAGTTGTTCCTGAAAACGAGGAAGAGAAAAAAAGATTTGCGGGCGCATTGCGAAGAAGGCAATTAAGTTTGATTCTCGCTGGGAAAATGAAACCTGATGACGCTACCGAACTGAAAGCGCTTTTCGTAAAATGA
- a CDS encoding glycosyltransferase family 9 protein, whose product MLTKILIIRFSSIGDIVLTTPIIRCIKQQANSAEVHYITKKQFSPILESNPYLNKIYTIEKNVSEVSAELKKENYDFIIDLHHNLRSAQVKSILKKKSKSFSKLNIEKWLMVNFRINKLPNIHIVDRYFSTVKSLGIENDERGLDYFIPTKDEVDLKTLPAEFQNGYVGFVIGAKYFTKQLPKEKIISIIQKINLPVILLGGKEDEEKGEQIKSAVGSRQSAVFNSCGRFNLNQSASLVKQAKKIIAHDTGLMHIAAAFKKEIVSVWGNTIPEFGMYPYYGKSQIPNLKSQISNLSCRPCSKLGFSKCPKKHFKCMNEINEEEILRFAQNDN is encoded by the coding sequence ATCTTGACTAAGATACTTATCATACGCTTCAGTTCCATCGGAGATATAGTTCTAACTACACCGATTATCCGCTGTATTAAACAACAAGCGAACAGTGCCGAGGTGCATTACATTACCAAAAAACAATTCTCTCCGATTCTTGAGAGTAATCCGTACCTCAATAAAATTTATACCATCGAAAAAAATGTATCCGAAGTTTCTGCGGAACTGAAAAAAGAAAATTATGATTTCATAATTGACCTTCATCATAATCTGCGCTCGGCACAAGTGAAGTCCATCCTTAAAAAGAAATCAAAATCTTTTTCCAAATTGAATATTGAAAAATGGCTGATGGTGAATTTTCGAATCAACAAACTTCCGAACATTCATATTGTTGACCGGTATTTTTCAACGGTGAAATCTTTGGGAATAGAAAATGATGAAAGAGGACTGGATTATTTTATTCCAACAAAGGATGAAGTGGATTTAAAAACGCTTCCTGCAGAATTTCAAAATGGATATGTTGGGTTTGTAATCGGTGCAAAATATTTTACCAAGCAATTGCCTAAAGAAAAAATTATTTCCATTATTCAAAAAATAAACCTACCGGTAATTTTGCTGGGCGGGAAAGAAGATGAAGAGAAAGGAGAACAAATCAAGTCAGCAGTCGGCAGCCGGCAGTCGGCAGTATTTAATTCATGTGGCAGATTTAATCTCAATCAATCGGCTTCGTTGGTTAAGCAAGCAAAAAAAATTATTGCTCACGATACCGGACTCATGCATATTGCTGCCGCTTTCAAAAAAGAAATTGTTTCTGTGTGGGGAAATACCATTCCCGAGTTCGGAATGTATCCTTACTATGGAAAATCTCAAATCCCAAATCTCAAATCCCAAATCTCAAATCTTTCTTGTCGCCCATGTTCCAAACTCGGTTTTTCAAAATGTCCGAAGAAACATTTCAAATGCATGAATGAAATAAATGAAGAGGAGATTCTTCGCTTCGCTCAGAATGACAACTAA
- a CDS encoding YifB family Mg chelatase-like AAA ATPase, whose product MLVKTFGCAVHGIKATLVTIETNISGGVFFFMVGLPDVAVKESQHRIGAALKNIGHKIPGKGVTINMAPADIKKEGSAYDLTTAIGILAADDKIKSEQLSDYIIMGELSLDGEVRPIKGVLPIAIEAKEKGFKGIILPKQNAQEAAAVGELEVYGVENIKDVIDFFNGEKNLEQTKINIAEEFYSRLGKSDLDFADVKGQENIKRALEISAAGGHNVIMIGPPGAGKTMIAKRLPTILPPLTIEEALETTKIHSVAGKMGKGTSLITARPFRSPHHTISDVALVGGGSFPQPGEISLAHHGVLFLDELPEFSRNVLEVMRQPLEDRTVTISRAKFSVEYPASFMLVSAMNPCPCGYYNHPEKDCVCAPGVVQKYLNKISGPLLDRIDIHIEVTPVAFSELSSERKAEPSEKIRERVINARKIQSKRFEKNSGTYCNAQMNANTLRTICKIDEAGQTLLKNAMEKLGLSARAYDRILKVSRTIADLDSSEEIKTSHLAEAIQYRSLDRDNWGG is encoded by the coding sequence ATGCTCGTCAAAACTTTCGGCTGCGCAGTTCACGGAATAAAAGCAACGCTTGTTACCATTGAAACAAATATTTCAGGAGGAGTTTTCTTTTTTATGGTTGGCCTCCCGGATGTAGCTGTGAAAGAAAGCCAGCATCGCATTGGCGCAGCATTAAAAAATATCGGGCATAAAATTCCGGGCAAAGGAGTTACCATCAATATGGCGCCTGCCGATATTAAAAAGGAAGGTTCGGCTTATGATTTAACAACCGCCATCGGAATTCTTGCCGCGGACGATAAAATCAAAAGCGAACAGTTAAGCGATTACATTATCATGGGAGAACTTTCTTTGGATGGAGAAGTTCGTCCGATAAAAGGAGTTTTGCCGATTGCCATTGAGGCGAAAGAAAAAGGATTCAAGGGAATTATTCTTCCGAAACAAAACGCGCAGGAAGCCGCAGCCGTTGGCGAACTGGAAGTTTACGGAGTGGAAAACATAAAAGACGTAATTGATTTTTTCAACGGAGAAAAAAATCTTGAGCAGACGAAAATAAATATTGCTGAAGAATTTTATTCCCGCCTCGGAAAATCAGATTTGGATTTTGCCGATGTGAAAGGACAGGAAAATATCAAGCGCGCTTTGGAAATTTCTGCTGCTGGAGGACATAACGTGATTATGATTGGCCCTCCGGGCGCGGGAAAAACAATGATTGCAAAACGCCTTCCGACCATTCTTCCCCCGCTCACCATTGAAGAAGCACTCGAGACAACAAAAATTCATTCGGTGGCGGGAAAAATGGGAAAAGGAACTTCACTCATTACGGCTCGTCCGTTCCGTTCGCCTCATCACACGATTTCAGATGTGGCGCTTGTTGGAGGCGGAAGTTTTCCTCAGCCGGGAGAAATTTCTTTGGCGCATCACGGAGTTTTATTTTTGGATGAACTTCCGGAATTTTCAAGAAATGTTTTGGAAGTTATGCGCCAGCCGCTCGAAGACAGAACAGTTACAATTTCCCGCGCAAAATTTTCAGTGGAATATCCTGCAAGTTTTATGCTGGTTTCCGCTATGAATCCTTGTCCATGCGGTTACTACAATCATCCCGAAAAAGATTGCGTGTGCGCGCCCGGTGTTGTGCAGAAATATCTGAATAAAATTTCCGGACCGCTGCTTGACAGAATAGACATTCATATTGAAGTTACTCCCGTTGCTTTCTCCGAACTTTCCAGTGAACGAAAAGCCGAGCCGAGTGAAAAAATCCGCGAGCGGGTAATCAATGCAAGAAAAATTCAATCGAAGCGTTTTGAAAAAAATTCCGGAACCTACTGCAACGCGCAGATGAATGCAAATACGCTGCGGACAATTTGCAAAATAGATGAAGCCGGACAAACACTTCTCAAGAACGCGATGGAAAAACTTGGTTTGTCTGCCCGCGCTTACGATAGAATTCTTAAAGTATCACGCACCATTGCCGATTTGGATTCTTCCGAAGAAATAAAAACCTCTCACCTTGCCGAAGCCATTCAATACAGGAGTTTAGATAGAGATAATTGGGGAGGATAA
- the lpcA gene encoding D-sedoheptulose 7-phosphate isomerase: MKKNIIHQNFSEATDILAKFVSDHKNFSAIEKAGSLLVASSKKGNKVISCGNGGSMCDAMHFAEEFSGRFRENRKALPAISISDPSHISCVANDYGYDFVFSRFIEAVGNKGDVLLAISTSGNSKNVLNAISSAKKKGMKVIGLTGKDGGKMSSLCDIEIRAPYSKYADRAQEIHIKVIHSLIHFVEENI, translated from the coding sequence ATGAAAAAAAATATAATCCACCAAAATTTTTCCGAAGCCACCGACATTCTTGCAAAGTTTGTCTCTGACCATAAAAATTTTTCTGCGATTGAAAAAGCAGGAAGTCTTTTAGTTGCTTCATCCAAGAAGGGAAACAAAGTTATTTCCTGCGGAAACGGAGGTTCGATGTGCGATGCTATGCATTTTGCCGAAGAATTTTCAGGAAGATTCCGAGAAAATAGAAAAGCGCTTCCCGCAATTTCAATTTCCGACCCTTCGCATATTTCCTGCGTGGCGAATGATTACGGATACGATTTTGTTTTCTCCCGCTTCATCGAGGCCGTAGGAAACAAAGGCGATGTTCTTCTCGCCATCAGCACCAGCGGAAATTCAAAAAACGTTTTGAACGCAATTTCATCCGCAAAGAAAAAGGGAATGAAGGTTATAGGACTCACAGGAAAAGACGGAGGAAAAATGTCTTCTCTCTGCGATATTGAAATCCGCGCGCCTTATTCAAAATACGCAGACCGCGCACAGGAAATTCACATCAAGGTTATTCACTCGCTCATTCACTTCGTTGAAGAAAATATCTGA
- the serS gene encoding serine--tRNA ligase, translating into MLQLNYIRENKEEVITRLAVKNFDSKVHVEKILSLDNDRRKIQTELDGLNAEANTLAKQIGELFKTGKQAEANELKSKSTTLKESAKKLETSLASAEEELNKVLVLLPNLPSSKVPKGKTPADNENVFSEGELPKLSTNAKPHWELAQKYDLIDFELGVKLTGAGFPVYKGKGAKLQRALINFFLDKATAAGYLEVEPPILVNEDSGFGTGQLPDKEGQMYSVPLDKLYLIPTAEVPITNIYRNEILQAEKLPIKNCGYTPCFRREAGSYGKDVRGLNRLHQFDKVEIVQIAHPDKSYDALEEMKNYVAGIVRELGLPFRILKLCGGDMSFASALTYDFETYSAAQQKWLEVSSVSNFENFQSNRAKIRFREANGKPQLAHTLNGSALALPRIVATLLENNQMDNGIKIPKALVPYTGFEIIS; encoded by the coding sequence ATGCTTCAGTTAAATTACATACGCGAAAACAAAGAAGAAGTCATCACACGGCTGGCGGTAAAAAATTTTGACTCGAAGGTGCACGTAGAAAAAATTCTATCGCTTGATAACGACCGCAGGAAAATTCAAACCGAATTGGATGGATTGAATGCAGAAGCAAATACTTTGGCAAAACAAATCGGAGAACTTTTTAAAACAGGAAAGCAAGCCGAAGCGAATGAATTAAAAAGTAAAAGCACTACGTTAAAAGAATCCGCGAAGAAATTAGAAACCTCACTTGCTTCTGCCGAAGAAGAATTAAATAAAGTTCTGGTTCTGCTTCCCAATCTTCCCAGCTCAAAAGTTCCGAAAGGAAAAACTCCCGCGGATAATGAGAATGTTTTTTCAGAAGGAGAATTACCAAAACTTTCTACTAACGCAAAACCTCACTGGGAACTTGCGCAGAAATATGATTTGATAGATTTTGAATTGGGTGTGAAACTTACGGGCGCAGGATTTCCAGTATATAAAGGTAAAGGCGCAAAACTTCAGCGCGCGCTCATAAATTTTTTTCTCGACAAGGCAACTGCTGCAGGATATTTAGAAGTCGAGCCGCCAATTCTTGTGAATGAAGATTCCGGTTTCGGCACCGGACAGCTTCCCGATAAAGAAGGACAGATGTACAGCGTTCCACTCGATAAACTTTATCTCATTCCAACGGCTGAAGTTCCCATTACAAATATTTATCGCAACGAAATTCTGCAAGCAGAAAAATTGCCAATCAAAAATTGCGGGTACACTCCTTGTTTCCGCAGGGAAGCAGGCTCGTACGGAAAAGATGTTCGCGGATTAAATCGCTTGCACCAGTTTGATAAAGTTGAAATAGTTCAAATAGCTCATCCTGATAAATCGTATGACGCACTGGAGGAAATGAAAAATTATGTTGCAGGTATCGTTCGCGAACTTGGTTTGCCTTTTCGGATTCTGAAACTTTGCGGAGGCGATATGAGTTTTGCTTCCGCGCTTACGTACGATTTCGAAACTTACTCTGCCGCACAGCAAAAATGGCTGGAGGTAAGTTCGGTTTCCAACTTTGAAAATTTTCAGAGCAACCGGGCAAAAATTCGTTTCCGCGAAGCAAATGGAAAACCGCAACTCGCGCATACGCTTAACGGAAGCGCGCTTGCGTTGCCAAGAATTGTCGCCACGCTTCTGGAAAATAATCAAATGGATAATGGAATTAAAATTCCTAAAGCGTTAGTGCCATACACGGGCTTTGAAATAATTTCGTAA
- the rpmA gene encoding 50S ribosomal protein L27, with protein sequence MAHKAGEGKTKNNRESHSKRLGIKIHGGQFAKSGNIILRQRGTHHHPSKNVGIGVDHTLFALTDGIVTFKRGAKDRSFVSVEPAK encoded by the coding sequence ATGGCACATAAAGCAGGTGAAGGTAAAACCAAAAATAACCGGGAGTCGCACAGCAAGCGCCTCGGCATAAAAATTCACGGAGGGCAGTTTGCAAAATCCGGAAATATTATTCTGCGCCAGCGCGGAACGCATCATCATCCCAGCAAAAATGTTGGAATCGGTGTTGACCACACGCTTTTTGCATTGACAGATGGAATCGTAACTTTCAAGCGCGGAGCGAAAGACCGTTCGTTTGTATCGGTAGAACCTGCTAAATAA
- the rplU gene encoding 50S ribosomal protein L21, translating to MYAIVDIAGQQFKVHKNQQIFVHRLEGNEGDSVNFDKVLLVDNEGKVDVGMPNVKGASISAKIVEHLKADKVMVFKKKRRKGYAKMNGHRQYLTKIEIQDIKS from the coding sequence ATGTACGCTATAGTAGATATTGCCGGACAGCAATTCAAGGTTCACAAGAACCAGCAGATTTTTGTTCACCGCCTCGAAGGAAACGAAGGCGATTCAGTGAACTTTGACAAAGTTCTCCTCGTGGATAACGAAGGGAAAGTGGATGTGGGAATGCCTAACGTGAAAGGCGCTTCCATCAGCGCGAAAATTGTTGAACATCTGAAAGCCGATAAAGTGATGGTCTTTAAAAAGAAAAGACGCAAGGGCTACGCGAAGATGAACGGGCACAGACAGTACTTAACCAAAATCGAAATTCAGGATATCAAGTCATAA
- a CDS encoding outer membrane beta-barrel protein encodes MKKILLLFFLLPIIALAQKDSISKKETGKLMLGMRSTISAFSDAGYLGMGTGGQFRLRFGSRMNSDWFADYITTDIGGLARRTDYHIGWSVLCYPFNYKTVKGKFTPYILAGHCFDWTRVEKNGYYTDYNMPQSRFSSAVQGGIGAHYNLADNFDISLTAQYMLHLGKDIRTTIFYNDATQGNDIKIEKGDLGLDGHLLINLSVNIYVAKLWGRKSK; translated from the coding sequence ATGAAAAAAATTTTGCTTTTGTTTTTTCTGCTCCCCATAATTGCGCTTGCACAAAAAGATTCCATTTCAAAAAAAGAAACCGGCAAACTTATGCTCGGAATGCGCAGCACCATCAGTGCGTTCAGCGATGCGGGATATTTAGGAATGGGAACTGGCGGGCAGTTTCGTTTGCGCTTTGGCTCGCGGATGAATTCCGATTGGTTTGCCGATTATATCACCACCGATATTGGCGGGCTTGCCAGGCGAACCGATTATCACATCGGCTGGTCGGTGCTGTGTTATCCGTTCAACTATAAAACCGTAAAAGGAAAATTCACTCCGTATATTTTAGCCGGACATTGTTTTGATTGGACACGCGTGGAGAAAAATGGCTACTACACGGATTACAATATGCCGCAGAGCAGGTTTAGTTCCGCTGTGCAAGGGGGAATTGGAGCGCACTATAATCTCGCAGATAATTTTGATATCTCGCTCACTGCGCAATATATGTTGCATCTTGGAAAAGATATTCGCACAACAATTTTTTACAATGATGCGACACAAGGAAATGATATTAAAATTGAAAAAGGGGATTTAGGTTTGGACGGGCACTTGCTGATTAATCTCAGCGTGAATATTTATGTTGCAAAACTCTGGGGAAGGAAAAGCAAGTAG
- a CDS encoding SDR family oxidoreductase, producing MKILVTGSNGMLGQKIIYGLLGDPLCRIPDDIQKKIKSEVQIIACARGENRLKRKDGYIYEKLDITNKSEIEKIFSKYKPDVVINTAGMTNVDACETKREEAMLANTTAGQYMVDVLEKFGAHFIHLSTDFIFDGMKGSEYDETDKPNPLHYYAFTKLESEKIVMASKLKWSIIRTIIIFGTVDDRTRSNLILWVKNNLEQKKKINVITDQFRSPTLSEDLAQGCILTAMKGAEGIFHISGIETKSILELAYEVADFWKLDKSFINPVSSEELNQPAKRPPRTGFILDKAKKVLGYNPHSFREGLEIIDRQLKVK from the coding sequence ATGAAAATTTTGGTCACCGGTTCAAACGGAATGCTCGGGCAAAAAATAATTTACGGTTTGCTTGGCGACCCGCTTTGCAGAATTCCTGATGATATTCAGAAAAAAATAAAATCCGAAGTTCAAATTATTGCCTGCGCACGAGGAGAAAACCGCTTGAAAAGAAAAGACGGCTACATCTACGAGAAACTCGACATCACAAATAAATCCGAAATAGAAAAAATATTTTCCAAATACAAACCCGATGTTGTCATCAACACAGCGGGAATGACCAACGTGGATGCCTGTGAAACCAAACGCGAAGAAGCGATGCTCGCAAATACAACAGCTGGTCAGTATATGGTAGATGTTTTGGAAAAATTCGGAGCTCATTTTATACATCTTTCTACCGATTTTATTTTTGACGGAATGAAAGGAAGCGAATATGATGAAACCGATAAACCAAACCCGCTTCATTATTATGCGTTCACAAAACTTGAATCTGAAAAAATTGTGATGGCGAGCAAACTAAAATGGTCCATCATTCGCACAATAATTATTTTCGGAACAGTGGATGACAGAACCAGAAGCAATCTTATTCTGTGGGTGAAAAATAATCTGGAGCAGAAGAAAAAAATAAATGTAATCACCGACCAGTTCCGTTCCCCAACTCTTTCAGAAGATTTGGCGCAGGGTTGTATTCTCACCGCAATGAAAGGCGCGGAAGGAATTTTTCACATCTCGGGAATAGAAACTAAAAGCATTCTTGAGTTGGCGTATGAAGTTGCAGATTTCTGGAAGCTGGACAAATCGTTTATCAACCCCGTTTCTTCCGAAGAATTAAATCAGCCCGCCAAACGCCCGCCAAGAACTGGCTTCATTTTGGATAAGGCAAAGAAAGTGCTTGGATATAATCCGCATTCATTCAGAGAAGGTTTGGAAATTATTGACCGGCAATTGAAGGTAAAATAA
- a CDS encoding potassium channel protein — translation MNHFRQFSRLYIPLAILFVILIIGIIGFILIEHFTFIEAFYMTIITVATVGFTEVHPLSDAGRLFTAFLIITSFGTFAYAITSITRYIADGEFREYFKSKRLANQLEQLENHVIICGYGRNGKQASRVLREHGKLFVVIEQKDEPIQSMQEKYPHLVLKGDATQDEILLQAGIQRASALITSLPVDADNLFIVLSARALNPKLNIISRASGENSDKKLKTAGANHVIMPDMVGGAHMASLVMKPDVVEFIDYVTGVGVDINLEEITFEKLPESFKNKTISELDVRSRSGANIIGFKTAQGEFVINPSPETKLIPHAKLFVLGTSEQISKLKEIFV, via the coding sequence ATGAATCACTTCCGCCAATTCTCCCGCCTTTATATTCCGCTTGCAATTTTATTTGTCATTCTTATTATCGGAATCATCGGCTTCATTCTCATAGAGCATTTCACCTTCATCGAAGCATTTTATATGACCATCATCACGGTGGCAACAGTGGGCTTTACCGAAGTTCATCCGCTGTCCGATGCCGGAAGATTGTTCACCGCCTTTCTCATCATCACGAGTTTTGGTACTTTTGCTTACGCGATTACATCCATCACGCGCTATATTGCCGATGGAGAGTTCCGCGAATATTTTAAATCGAAACGATTGGCAAACCAGTTGGAACAATTAGAGAATCACGTTATCATTTGCGGTTACGGGCGCAACGGCAAGCAGGCATCGCGCGTGCTGCGCGAACACGGAAAACTTTTTGTGGTGATTGAACAAAAAGATGAACCCATTCAGTCAATGCAGGAAAAATATCCGCACCTGGTTTTGAAAGGAGATGCAACGCAGGATGAAATTCTTTTACAGGCGGGAATTCAGCGTGCGAGTGCGCTCATCACTTCGCTTCCCGTTGATGCGGATAATTTATTCATTGTACTTTCCGCGCGCGCGCTGAATCCGAAACTGAATATTATTTCACGCGCTTCGGGTGAAAATTCCGACAAGAAATTAAAAACTGCCGGAGCAAATCACGTGATTATGCCCGATATGGTGGGTGGCGCACACATGGCATCGCTCGTGATGAAGCCCGATGTGGTGGAGTTTATTGATTACGTTACGGGAGTTGGCGTTGATATTAATCTGGAAGAAATAACTTTTGAAAAACTCCCGGAGAGTTTCAAAAATAAAACCATCAGTGAACTGGACGTTCGCAGTCGCAGCGGAGCAAACATTATCGGATTTAAAACTGCGCAGGGAGAATTTGTCATCAATCCTTCTCCCGAAACAAAATTAATTCCCCACGCAAAACTTTTTGTGCTCGGCACTTCAGAACAAATTTCCAAGCTGAAAGAAATTTTTGTTTAA
- a CDS encoding PspC domain-containing protein — protein sequence MLNRFRKFIETPLFGVCTWLGEKMGIKTTKVRLYFVYISFFTFGSPIIVYFVMAFLLENKEYFKPKKHKRPSVWDF from the coding sequence ATGCTCAACCGCTTCCGGAAATTTATTGAAACGCCTCTCTTCGGTGTGTGCACCTGGCTCGGGGAGAAAATGGGAATTAAAACCACCAAAGTCCGGCTTTACTTTGTTTATATTTCTTTCTTCACCTTCGGCTCGCCCATCATCGTTTATTTTGTGATGGCATTTCTTCTCGAGAACAAAGAATATTTCAAGCCGAAAAAACACAAGCGCCCAAGCGTTTGGGATTTTTAG
- a CDS encoding DUF2851 family protein: protein MTEEFLWHIWKFRLFDNKDLQTTSGEEIKILKVGEHNSDSGPDFFNARIKIAGTEWAGNVEIHTSASDWHKHKHTTDKAYDNIILHVVHEADEKLHRRNGELIPTLELKNKIPQNIYGKYLQFKSSKDWIPCEKQIASVDKFTLNNWLDRLLVERLERKSKIITDSLKQNKNNWEETFYQMLARNFGQKINSDPFELLSKQLPVSVLSKHKNNLLQIESLLFGTAGMLEKDFKDDYPNELKKEFKFLKSKFKLKPIDSSLWKFMRLHPPNFPTIRISQFANLIYKSSHLFSKILEAGSVKQIIILLETETSEYWQTHYQFDKFSSKRIKKIGKDSINTIIINTIVPFLFIYGKEKGEEKYCDNALIFLEKLDAENNSIISKWKSIGLPAKSSYETQALLQLKNEYCSNKKCLSCGIGNALLK, encoded by the coding sequence ATGACCGAAGAATTCCTCTGGCATATCTGGAAGTTCCGTTTGTTTGATAATAAAGATTTACAAACCACTTCGGGAGAAGAAATTAAAATCCTGAAGGTTGGTGAGCATAATTCAGATTCAGGTCCTGATTTTTTTAACGCGAGAATTAAAATTGCCGGAACTGAATGGGCGGGCAACGTGGAGATTCACACCAGCGCTTCCGACTGGCATAAACACAAACACACCACCGATAAAGCATACGACAATATTATTCTTCACGTGGTGCATGAAGCAGATGAAAAACTTCATAGGAGAAATGGAGAATTAATTCCAACGTTGGAATTGAAAAATAAAATCCCTCAAAATATTTACGGAAAATATCTGCAATTCAAATCGAGCAAGGACTGGATTCCCTGTGAAAAGCAAATTGCTTCTGTAGATAAATTCACGCTGAATAATTGGCTCGACAGATTATTGGTTGAACGTCTCGAACGAAAATCAAAAATTATTACCGATTCGCTGAAGCAGAATAAAAATAACTGGGAAGAAACTTTTTATCAGATGCTCGCCCGCAACTTCGGACAGAAAATAAATTCAGATCCATTTGAATTGCTGTCGAAACAATTGCCTGTTTCCGTTCTCTCAAAACACAAGAACAACTTATTGCAGATTGAATCTTTGCTTTTCGGAACAGCAGGAATGTTAGAAAAAGATTTCAAAGATGATTATCCCAATGAACTCAAAAAAGAATTTAAATTCCTGAAAAGTAAATTCAAACTCAAACCCATTGATTCTTCCCTCTGGAAATTTATGCGATTGCATCCGCCAAATTTTCCAACCATTCGCATTTCACAATTTGCAAATCTTATTTATAAATCTTCGCATCTCTTTTCAAAAATTCTGGAAGCGGGCTCAGTAAAACAAATCATCATTCTGCTTGAAACCGAAACCAGCGAATACTGGCAAACACATTATCAGTTTGATAAATTTTCTTCAAAGCGAATAAAAAAAATAGGAAAAGATTCCATTAACACAATTATCATAAATACTATTGTTCCCTTCCTGTTTATATACGGCAAAGAAAAAGGTGAAGAGAAATACTGTGACAATGCATTAATCTTTCTTGAAAAATTAGATGCGGAAAATAATTCCATCATTTCAAAATGGAAATCAATCGGGCTGCCTGCAAAATCTTCCTATGAAACACAAGCATTGCTGCAGCTTAAAAACGAATATTGTTCAAACAAGAAATGCTTGAGTTGCGGAATTGGAAATGCGCTGCTGAAATAA